The sequence ttggctggactactgtttgcaccttcaccatgacactcactccctttagcacatcaccagtcctggccctgtcactacaagcgtcttatgcttgatcaccctcaagcacattggactttcttaatttaacttatatagtgtatttagtttttagttttgttagttttcttatctgtcttatcttctactgtctttattgtacagtggagtttagttatatgtttatacttacacttatgtttaccacttctgctgtaagtgcatgttgtgtgttatgtctgtatgctaccgagacccttgaatttccccttgaggatcaataaagtatctatctatctatctatctatctatctatctatatcaagATATCCTATAGGATTAACATAATCCTGTAAAATCTCAatggaagaaaagaaaatgctAATGTAACGTATTGTAACGAACCCCAATGTCAGAATCGTTTTCTGTAGTTTCATTGACAATTAATTCAGGCCAGACCCAGGCCCGGCCCTTATGCCCCAGTACTAATTATTATAAGCCTATTTCTAACCAACATTTCATTTTGGAACACCTAAACAAGAATTAAAGCACATACAAatatattaggcctacctatAGGCTACCAATAGTGTATTGACAGCCACTTCATCAGCTAGCCTACATTGACATGACTttgtgtaaataggcctactgacaataCAAATGTTTTACAGAACATTGTAAGTTTTGTTATTGTACCATTgatcttttgtttttttgtattaattTACTTTAAATAGTATTATTTGGTTCTTTGACCCTAACATTATACCGAATATACATTGTCTTCCCTGATAGTATGTATGACATTGGATTTTAAAATCACAGTGATTGTAGGCTAGGCCAATACAAGTTCAAGCCAAATGTACTTCTCTATCCACATTGCACAAGTATACTGTACTTGTGCCATTATAGGccttgtcaagtcaagtcaagtcaagtttatttacagtataaagcgcatttcatacacagaggtcattcaatgtgctttacataaacaaaaccaaacaataataataaataaaagcatagaagggcaatatagtcaaagaatagttaaaaggtaaatatcataataaaaagaaaacataaaacacaaggtaaaatcatttaaaaataaagaataattagtaagcaaaaacaaaggcaaaagtagtaaagaaaagtaataaaagacaaggtagaataattatcaaggcagattcagaatttgtaactcggcacagttagaacaaagcatctgagaacagtttggtcttaagtatagatttaaaactggctacagttggggcctttttgatgtcatccgaaagttggttccacagctgagccgcatagcagctaaaagctgcttcaccatgtttagttctaactgtaggttttactagcaggtttttcacctgggacctgagaggacgagaaggtgtgtactgctgaagcatgtctgacaagtattaggtcctgctccatttactgatttataaacaagcaatagtgctttaaagtcaattcaagccagtgcaaggacttaagaattggagtaatgtggtcagttcttttagtttttgttagaatcctagctgctgcattttgtatcacctgaagctgtttaatagtctttttaggaaggcctgtgaacagtccattgcagtaatcaaccctgctggagataaatgcatgaatgagtttttctaagtcatgttttgacatcggccctctgagtttggcaatatttttgaggtggtaatttagttatcgctttcatgtggctgttgaaatttagatcactgtcaattaatacaccaagatttttaacagtatcctttgccttcaacccttttgtgtcaaggagagtggcaaccctaagtctttccttctttttaccaaatataattacttaatttttttctttgctcagctgaagaaaattttgagacatccaggtcttgatttgttctatacactgacacatagattcaagaggaccatagtcgtttggtgatagagctaagtaaatttgtgtgtcatctgcatagctatgatatgaaatcaaattattttgaatgatttgtccaagtgggatcatatagaggttgaataatagtggccctaagatcgacccctggggaacaccacaggtcaaggacgttggtgttgaggtacagtttccgatggcaacaaagaagctcctttcttgtagatatgattttagccagttgataactatgcctgtaaatccaacccagtgttctagtctgtgtagtaaaatattgtgatcaacagtgtcaaatgctgcactaaggtccagtaacactaggactgatgttttacctgaatctgtgttgaggcgtatgtcattagaaactttaatgagagcctATTACACACTATACATGCACTGTATACTCCTTtgcaataggcctatgtgtgtgtgtctgtctgtgtataccTGTCTATATGTGCACCTGTGTGCAAGTTTCTTTGTTAGCAAAATATTAATATTGACAGGCAGCAGCATAGAAACCCTTATGAAGCTGTGGTTTAGTTGCTGCTGGAAATATTTAGATTCTTTAGGCAGGTTATGTAGCATCATAACATGCTCTGTGTATACGTAATGACATCATCAACGCCATATTAAAGTGTTGCTGCAATTCTGTCAGGGACGCTGTTAGCAGCCTGTTTTCAGGAGGATTCGGAGGAACTAGCTAAGTAGCAATACAACCCAAGACCATGGAAATCGACACACTCACGGGAGCTTTTAATGGTAGGTGAACGCAGCTACTATCTATTGTTCAATTTAAGAGAGACTGGCATTTAAGCGAGCGAGATTTCAGATTTTCAGCTAGCTGTTAGCTATCGGTACCTTCGATATCCATCATCGAGATTTCAGCCCCTGCTAGCAGCTATCCAGTTAGCACTTACGAtatcagctaacgttagctagtaaGCAAACTACATAGTTCAACTGAGAACTTAAAAGTAGTTTTTATAATTAATGTAAAACAGCGTTATTGCTAAAAGCTGTAATACCACATCAGTTGTGGTTGATTAATGATACTTCTTTAGGAAATAGGTAACCTTAGACAGCTAGATGAAATCTGCTATCTGTTTTGGCTGATTGCTAACTTGGTTGTGAAGTgttgctagctagcaagctataTGGCtatcattgaagtcaatggacATAATGTGACTTGCTATTGATTAGCTTGCTTAGGTAAGCTATCAGCTAACCATTTCACCGGCATAATAGTACTTTTGAATTAACTGTGCCGAATATACATTGTTTTCTAACGACCAGGGAAACACACATTCCTTCACCTGATATCTTGATAGTTGTGATTTTATTTAAATGTTTCTGCTATATTAAAAAGCTCTGTAACGTTAACATCAAGTATATCCTAaacccatagactgtaaaaaacaaACCGGGCAACGTTGGCCGTTTGAAAAACGTGGTTATTAACGTTAAAATATGTAAATggcataaaatgtcattttaattttaCAGTGGTAACTATGGTTAAGGCAGGGCAGCCCCCAAACTACATTAACGTTATGGAAACTATGAAGCAGATTAGGTTATCTGAATTTACCCAGCCACATTGTTTTGTTATGCCCGCTGTCACACACGGTCACACAATAATTTACGACTTAATGTAACTTTAGCTCTTTTGTCGGTGCCCTTGGCCTAAGCGAGCGAGATGTGATTGTTATGACTTTCCCTCCACTTAGATTTCGAAAAGAAAGGGAAGAAAGAAACGTGCCCTGTGCTGGATCAATTTTTGTGTCACATTGCAAAAACTGGAGATACATTGTGAGTACTGTTTCACTTTGCTGTTACAAATGtgtaatatattgttttttcacTGTTGAAATGTATTCAGTAAAGCATATGGCaggctttgtttgttttcataggctactttattgtgtAACATGGGTGTATTGCAGGAGTGTGCATAAAGAAACAGATATAACTTTTTAGTAGTTCCTCCAACTTCTGCATGGAATTGGGGGACATGGGGGTCAATCGTTGTTTCTATAACCTGGAAAAAATGGTTGATTCATTTGCCATTGCATTTGTGTTACCAGGATCCAATGGTCCCAGTTTAAAAGCTACTTCTTGTTCAAGCTGGAGAAGGTTATGGACGACTTCCGGGCGTCGTCTCCAGAGCAACGGGGTCCAGCCAACCCCAATGTGGAGTACATTCCCTATGATGAGATGAAGGAGAGGATACTGAAGATTGTGGATGGGTATAAAGGGTAAATACAATACTTTACCTCAAGAGAACACTTCAAGTGAGATTGAACTTGTTAAAGAAGCTCCCTGTGGCTGGAATTCGGCCATAGGCAGGTGGTCAAATGTGACGTTAAAATAGCGCTAATACTATTTCATCTCCCTTACTTTGAATGAATAGGAAGTTTGAATGCCTCTTATCCAATCAGATATAAATAAATTGACTGGACTTAACTGTTGTATAATGCATGTCATCTGTGAGTGGCCTCTCTCAGAAAGTTGTTCTGTTTGGCCCCTCAACAGGGTGGCTCAGACCCAAGTGGATATCCTGTCGTTAGCATGGCAGTTGCATGTTTACTCAAAACTTGAGATAATGGTGTCATTGTTGTGTTATCAGCATCTTCTTTTTATCTTCTTTTTTGCCATGAATGGATTATCAAATAAGCCATTTGTGTGCATAGAGGAAATATCACATCTTTTACGTCAATTTATAAAAAATGggagcaaaaataaataaataaatttccATTCAGTGAATTTGACAACATTACAAATGGTATTAGAACTGAATGTTGTTAATATACCGTTTTTTGAATGTGTTCTTATAGTTTAAATTATGGGCTAGGCGCAAATGGCCTCTGGTTTGGTTCCCAGGGAATAAAGATAATTAGAATGTGTACTTTACCCTTTTTTGTTGACTAATTCAGTCAATATAGCTGTGTGTGGGAACAGGAAATATGCCCAAACTATTTTTGGAGTGTACAGCAACCCTGGAATAGAAATAGATTTAAAAAGAATATGTAATTTTCTTCTTGTGGACCGTCTTGACagagactatttttttttaacctgtCCCAAATTCAAATATCATTTGGCATAGTATAATGGACAACAAGTCTAGCAATATGATTTTAAATCTCCCTTGTTTAAATATTTGCAATATTTTGTTCCATAGGTTCCAAAGGCAAAATATAGTCTATAATCATGGTCATGGTTAAAACTATAATTTTGCAtaggtgtctgtctgtattgttCATCAATTGCTTCGTCATAGGTGATTCGTAAAGGCAATTGAATGAGTAGTTGTATGTCCCTCATTTGATTTCAGGATCCCCTTCACAATACAGCGCTTATGTGAACTCCTTACTGAGCCGAAGAGGAACTACACAGGGACAGACAAGTTCCTAAGAGGTGTGGAGAAGGTAAGCAATGTCCTTTTTTATATACCAAGACATTTGCCTATGAAGTGTGAAGGCCACCCTgtgacccctctctctctgttgtcttgCAGAATGTGATGGTGGTCAGCTGTATATATCCAAGCTCTGAGTGAGTATTCTTTAATGGAATGCTTAAGTAGATTTTGAGCCCTCAGATTGCTGCTAGTTCCTGACCAGAGGGTTTTTGTGTTCGAAGTGGAACGGGAAACACTTTGCACAATCGCACAATTGCTTTGTATACCCTAACTTGATTCATGTTaagtgtgatttaaaaaaaaaaatgctgacaTTTATATTTGCTTTTGAAGGAAAAATGGGTCAAGTAACATGAGCAGAATGAATGGGGTGATGCTGTCTGGGAATTCGTCCATCTACACAGACAGGTGAGTAAGAAGCACAATGCTGATGTCCACACTCACAGAATAACAAACTTTGAGTTTGTAGGGGGCTTGTACAGTGCATGAGGGTCTTTACCCTAAGGGAAACAATTCATGACACAAAACACAGGTTCGCCCCTTGGGGCACCATGGAAGCTTAAAAAAGCGATAAAATGGAAACGTACGCAACGTGTTTTTGATGTTGTCAATTTGGTGTTGAGCCATTATAGCCTCTCAAATGTCTGATGTCAGTTAACTTTTTGAGGGTTCAGGGATTAGactggggggaggtggggggatatTATGACAGTTGACACCAGAGGTGAAGGATGTTGGTTTCCTTGCAGACTGAATGCGTAGCCACGTGTTCCAAAGGATGTTGTTTGGCCAGTGGAGagtgatttttaaaaatgactagctccaaagtgattgagggAATGCATTTCCTCTGCAATATCAACAACAGGACGCAATTGCCCAGTTTGCTGTGTTGAAACATGCATCCCAGACaacatttctctctgtctgtctttcggCCCCTCAGGAATGTCAATGGGCCAGGCTCTCCTAGGATCCTGAACAGACCCTCTGCGAAGCTCTCTTTATCGAGCCCGGCGGCCACCAACGGCCTGCCAGATAGCACAGAGAGCAAGGACTCGCCCACGGAGTCAACAGAGAAAGCCCTCAGGTTTGTCCGTCTGTGTCTGCAGTCTCTCAGTCCCCATACTGCACACTCATCTGCCATCTGTTTGTTATTGTTGGAGTAGCCTTTGTTGCATGATCTGCGATCAGACCGTGCTGTGGTGCTGTTTATTCACTGCTAATGCTGTTTAGACATTGTAATTATAATGTGGATAATGCAGAATTTTTGACTTTTGTTGACAACATAACAGTAGTAGTGCTGTCTTCTGGTAGGACTGTTGGATTGGATTTGTGTTAACATTTGACCAGTTAACTGTTTGTGTATTAATTGAAACTTTTTTTCATCAacctgtttttattcacattttggTATGTCGCATCAAAAAAGTTGATGGAACGGCAAAATAATGTGTGTGCTTAAAAAAGTGTTTGTATAAAGTCCTATGTCCGTTAATGGAAAAACATAGTGGCTTGGAACTGTTAATGTCTTAAACAGTTctagccaatcaacacattgcttCATCAACATGCAAGTGATGTAACTGATCTAGCTTAATATTGTAACAGTTGTATTACACTTTTCAAACTGTGCTTGAATGGCTGCATGTCAAGGGCAGAATGGAGCGTTTGTGGTCATCTCTTGTTACAAGTGGATTTTGGCACGTGCTTATGATGTGGTCATCATGATTGATGCCATTACAGGGTGAAACAAACAGGTGTATGGAACTAGCATGGGGATGAACGTGTGAATTTTTTTGTAGTGattcgtcgtcgtcgtcgtcgtcatcaGAGGCAGACTCATCCCACTGCAGCCCGATGAAGAACAAGCACATGGCAGAGGATGATGAAGACGATGACTCTCCTGAGGCAGAGAGGCAGGAAGCCAAGCGGCTCAAGTTCGACAAGGACGAGttagaggatgaggaggaggaggaggaggaggaagaggaggagaatggcgaagaagatgaggaggaaTACGAGGAAGGCAAGTTCTCACCGGATCCTATTGGATCCGAGGACTCCTCCTCCAACACACCGCAGTCTTCCACGGACGTTGCCAACCCAACAACAGAGAGCAAAGCAGTGGAGGAGAGCGCTTCTGATCAAGGTGGTGTGTTTTTCTCCccactgaaaaacacacacacacacactcacactcacacactcagctgCTAGATGTGATGTGGTTGATCCTCTTAGTAGAATATGGAAAACTTGCCAATGCAA comes from Alosa sapidissima isolate fAloSap1 chromosome 7, fAloSap1.pri, whole genome shotgun sequence and encodes:
- the ppp4r2a gene encoding serine/threonine-protein phosphatase 4 regulatory subunit 2-A; translated protein: MEIDTLTGAFNDFEKKGKKETCPVLDQFLCHIAKTGDTLIQWSQFKSYFLFKLEKVMDDFRASSPEQRGPANPNVEYIPYDEMKERILKIVDGYKGIPFTIQRLCELLTEPKRNYTGTDKFLRGVEKNVMVVSCIYPSSEKNGSSNMSRMNGVMLSGNSSIYTDRNVNGPGSPRILNRPSAKLSLSSPAATNGLPDSTESKDSPTESTEKALSDSSSSSSSSEADSSHCSPMKNKHMAEDDEDDDSPEAERQEAKRLKFDKDELEDEEEEEEEEEEENGEEDEEEYEEGKFSPDPIGSEDSSSNTPQSSTDVANPTTESKAVEESASDQEPSSTQSEPLESADSKSEGEASPGPADSKESGVKTDQSEEPASTAGPGVEERPESSGDPVSSSSSSSSSGGEEETSGDSSARADPSSPVEGSVSVSTSVVGSSLDSSETPSEEQMDQD